CACCACGCTGCCTTCCCCCCCCAAGATCCTGCTCAGACTGAGCCTGCCCCGCTGCTCTGTTTCCCCGCAGCTCCTCGTTgctctgccttttattttcactttctgttcCTTGCTGCTGTCCGTGCACTGCAGCGCGATCCAGGGGACCCCGTCTGTCCCGGTGCCACCGCAGcctggcccagctgcagccccccgaGCCCTTCCCACAGCGGGGGCACACAGAGCCCCGCAGCCTCCAGTCGCCAGCAGCCAGGCTTCGAAACCGTCCCGCTCTTAGTGAAAATCCCTTCTGCTGTCGGTAACGCTCCCAGCCTCCGGGTGCCTGCTGACGGAGCCCTGGGCCTCTGCTTTTGTCTCCGCAGCGTGGCCGCGGCCATCCGGCCTGTCTACGTGCTGCCCGGGGTCGGCGGGGGCTTAGAGATGAGGCTGATCCTGGCCGGGAAGGCTGGTGGGGGGAAAAGCGCCACGGGGAACACCCTCCTCGGGAAACGTGTCTTTGAGTCCAAGCTGTCCACCACGCCGGTGACCGTGAGCTGTGCGAAAGCGCAAGGGCACTGGGACGGCGAGGACTTCACGGTGGTTGACACGGCCGACATTTTCAACCCAAGTGATGCCAGTGATGAGGTGTACCGAGAAATTATCCGCTGCGTCAGGCTGTCCTCCCCGGGCCCCCACGCGCTGCTGCTGGTGACCCAGCTGGGCCGATTCACCCAGGAGGACAAGGAGGCCGTAGAGAGACTGCAGGACATCTTTGGAGCTGGTGTTTTGAGGCACACCATCGTCATATTCACCCGTGCAGAAGAGCTGGCGGGGAGATCTCTGCACAGCTACGTGTCCTGTACTGACAACAAAGCTCTCGGCGAGCTGATCCAGAGGTGTGAGAACAGGTACTGCGGCTTCAACAACCGGGCAGCTGGAGCCGAACGGGACCAGCAGGTCACGGAGCTGATGGGGATGGTCCGCTGCATGGTGCAGGCAAATGGGGACAGGTACTACAGCAATGAGATGTACCTGGAGCCCAATCTAACAGAGGAGAAGGTGAGGTATCACATGGCGAGGtacagagcaggcaggagaaaGAGGGAGCGGTTCAGCTGGCGGCCATCCCGGAGAGTTTTCCTGGTTTT
The sequence above is drawn from the Oxyura jamaicensis isolate SHBP4307 breed ruddy duck unplaced genomic scaffold, BPBGC_Ojam_1.0 oxyUn_random_OJ182, whole genome shotgun sequence genome and encodes:
- the LOC118158808 gene encoding GTPase IMAP family member 1-like, with the translated sequence MRLILAGKAGGGKSATGNTLLGKRVFESKLSTTPVTVSCAKAQGHWDGEDFTVVDTADIFNPSDASDEVYREIIRCVRLSSPGPHALLLVTQLGRFTQEDKEAVERLQDIFGAGVLRHTIVIFTRAEELAGRSLHSYVSCTDNKALGELIQRCENRYCGFNNRAAGAERDQQVTELMGMVRCMVQANGDRYYSNEMYLEPNLTEEKVRYHMARYRAGRRKRERFSWRPSRRVFLVFVLIVFIIIVISLGFLIARLR